In Streptomyces sannanensis, the DNA window GTCACCATGAGGCGGACCGGGTACCCGTCCAGCAGGACCGGGCGAGCGCAGGCCCCGTAGACCGGATTGTCCTCGCGTACGCGCAGCAGCCGGGAGCCCTCTCCGGGCGGAGTCGTCTTGATCATCGTCTCCGCAGAGACGATCCGGGGGTTGGTGCCGCGCAGATAGTCCTTGATGAGCGGCAGATGTGCGCCCATCGCGGGCAGCGCGGCGGCCTCCTCCTCGTCGAGTCCCAGGGCGGTCCCCAGGTGCTGGTTGATGTCGGCGTCCACTGCGACGACGGGCACGCGACAGGCGGCCAGGTGGCGGATGAAGAGCGAGGACAGTGTGGTCTTGCCGCTGCCGCCCTTCCCTACGAAAGCGATCTTCATGTTCACCCAAGGTAATCGAGTGGGTGCATTGCGTAGGGGGTGTGTATGAAGAAGACCACTCGAAGGTGGGGCGCGACATCATTGCGCGTAGCCTCCCTACTTATGAGTACGAACGCCGCCGACCCCCTCGTCGCCCTGGGCTCACTGCCCGGTGTCGCCGACGCCGTGGACTCCGTACGCAAGGCTGTAGACCGGGTCTACGGACACCGCGTCATGCGGCGCCGCAGCAGCGAGGTGACTTCGGAGGCCGGGCTCCGAGGCGCCCGCGGTTCCGCCGCACTCGCCGGCGCCGACTGGGCGCTCGAAGAAGTGCGCAGGCGGACCGATTTCGGCGGCGAGGAGGAGGCCCGGACGGTCGGCGCCGCCCTGCGGCTGACCGCGGAGGCCGGCCAGCTGCTCTCCATCTGGCGGCAGTCCCCGCTGCGGGTGCTGGCCCGGCTGCACCTGGTCGCCGCGGGCGGTGTGGTTCCGGACGAGTCGGTCGGCCGGCCGAGACTAGCGGGCGAGTCGGTCGACGAACCACTTGTCGGGCTCCCTCTCCCCGCCGCGGACGAGATGGCGGGGCGACTGGACGGGCTGGCGCGACTGATCGTCGAGGGAAGTTCGGCGCCCGCCCTGGTGTTGTCGGCCGTGGTGCACGGCGAGCTGCTGGCGCTGCGGCCCTTCCGGTCGCACAACGGGCTGGTCGCGCGGGCCGCCGAACGGATCGTGCTGGTCGGCAGTGGGCTCGACCCCAAGTCGATCTGCCCGGCCGAGGTGGGGCACGCGGAGCTGGGCCGCGAGGCGTATGTGACGGCGCTCGAGGGCTATGTCTCCGGCACCGCGGAGGGAGTGGCGTCCTGGATCGTCCACTGCGGCCGCGCGGTGGAACTGGGTGTCCGTGAATCCACGGCCGTCTGCGAGGCGCTCCAGCGCGGCGCTGCCTGACCCTCAACAGGGATGCGGCGGTACCGATTTCGGTACCGCCGCTGGCATGTCTGCCCAGTTACCAAGCGTCCTCGATATGTTGCCCATCAGGTCGGGAACTTTGCCCGTCACCTGGTGCGGCTGGCCCGTAATCGACGGGTCGACGTCGCGTGGGTGCCAAGCTTTCATGCTAAAGGTCCGTGGGGCCATCTTTCTTGCGTTACAGGTAAATCCTTTCGGATGTCCTAGGTCTCGCGGGCCTTAAATCCTTTGTACTCCAGCGGTACAGGAAGTGGAACCCCTGGCTGCAACTTCTTTACTTTTAGGTTCAAATACGGGTGAACTGCTCGACCGGGACCGGAGGACGTCTCCGGCTGGCGTACCAGACCAGCCCGGCCGTGGCCGCCGCCGCTCCGACGGCCGCGGCGACCATCAGTGCGGGTCGGGGTGGCATCGAGAAGGCGGGCAGCCGCTGCTTCAGTCGGACCGGCCGGTTGAAGACCAGGACCGGCCAGCCGCGGGTCGTCGCCTCGCGGCGCAGCGCCCGGTCCGGATTGACCGCGTAGGGATGCCCGACGGACTCCAGCATCGGAATGTCGGTGACGGAGTCGCTGTACGCGTAGCAGCGCGACAGGTCGTACCCCTCGGACTCGGCGAGCTCCCTGATCGCCTCGGCCTTGGTCGGGCCATATGCGTAGTACTCGACGTCACCCGTGAAACAGCCGTCCTCACCCACGACCATTCGGGTGGCGACCACCCGGTCGGCGCCCAGGAGTTCACCGATCGGCTCGACGACCTCCGCCCCGGAGGTCGAGACGATCACGACGTCACGGCCCGCGGTGTGGTGCTCCTCGATGAGGGACGCGGCCTCGTCGTAGATGATCGGGTCGATGAGATCGTGCAGGGTCTCGGCGACGAGCTCGCGGACCTGCTGCACGTTCCAGCCCTTGCAGAGCGCTGAGAGGTACTCGCGCATCCGCTCCATCTGGTCGTGGTCGGCGCCGCCCGCGAGGAAGACGAACTGGGCGTAGGCGGTGCGGAGCACGGCCCGGCGATTGATCAGTCCGCCTTGGTAGAAGGACTTGCTGAAGGTCAGCGTGGACGACTTCGCAATGACCGTCTTGTCCAGGTCGAAGAAGGCTGCTGTGCGCGGCAAGGAGTGGTTTTCCACGACGCCGAGCATAGGCGCCCACCATTCGGCGTAAGCTGGGGCGCGTGGGTTTGCCTGAGAAGGCTCTCGGGTACACCATGGAAGTCACGGATCGTTCGCGACCGTGCTAACCCGGTCCGACTCCTCCCCCCCCGAGTCGGCCGTGGGGACGACCCCCGCTCTCCCCCCCCGGCGGGGGTCGTCGCATGTCCGGACGCATTTTCGGTCGGTGGAGCCGTCAACTCCCCTTTTTCCGCAGCGTTGTGTTCCCTCACCGGGTGACTCCTCCATCCGTCAGGACTCGTCACGGTGCGTAGCGGTTGTGCTGCTTCCCGGAAGTCACCGGTACAGGTGAACGGGATATTCACAACGCATGAGTTGTCCACAGTTTTCAACCAAGATCCACATTATTTCCGGGATCGCTGCACGGTGATTTCCGTCCACGAAGTCCGCGGACGCAGGGAATCACCGTCAGGGGGCGGAGATCGTGAACGGATCCATCACTTCCGGCATGCCGAAGGCCGCCGAGGGTCGGCGGGGCGGACCGCTGATCGTCACCGAGGACGCCGAGCTGCTCGACGACCTGCTGAGGCTGTGCGCGGCGGCCGGCGCCGAGCCTGAGGTGCACCACGGTCTGCCGGAGCGAGGGGGCGGCTGGGAGGCCGCCCCGCTGGTCCTGGTCGGCGACGACGCGGCGGGCCGGGTGCGCGGCGCCGTCCGCAGACCCGGTGTGTTCCTCGTCGGCCGGGACCAGGACGACCCCGATGTCTGGCGGCGGGCCGTCGAGATCGGAGCGGACCATGTACTCCGCCTGCCCGATGCGGAGCAGTGGCTGGTCGACCGGATCGCGGACGCGGCAGAGGGTGTCGGAAGGCAGGCGCTCACCGTCGGAGTGATCGGCGGCCGCGGCGGCTCGGGGGCGTCCACGCTCGCCTGCGCCCTCGCGGTGACGGCGGCACGTGGCGGGCACCGCACGATGCTCGTCGATGGCGATCCACTCGGCGGCGGACTCGATGTGCTGCTCGGTGGGGAGCAGGCGGAGGGCAGACGCTGGCCCGACTTCGCGGCGTCCCGGGGACGGGTCGCCGGGGGAGCACTGGAGGAGTCGCTGCCCCGGCTGCACGCGCTGCGCGTCCTCAGCTGGGACCGGGGCGACTCGGTGGTGATTCCCCCGGAGGCGATGCGCGCGGTGCTGGCCGCGGCCCGCAGGCGCGGCGGGCTGGTCGTCGTGGATCTGCCCCGGCGGGTCGACGAAGGCGTGGTGGAGGTGCTGGCGCAGCTCGACCTGGGACTGCTGGTCGTCCCGGCGGAGCTGCGGGCCGTGGCGGCGGCGAAGCGGGTGTCCTCCGTGGTCGGCATGCTGCTGCGCGATCTGCGTGTGGTGGTCCGCGGTCCGTACGCAGCCGGTCTCGACGAGGAATGGGTCGCGGAGGCGCTGGGCCTGCCGCTCGCGGGCGAGCTGCCGGCGGAGCCGGGGCTGCCCGCCGCGCTGGACAGAGGGGCGCCACCGGGGACCGATGCACGCGGGCCACTGGGCAGGTTCTGCGCGGCGTTCTGGGAGCAGGCACTGGCCG includes these proteins:
- the ssd gene encoding septum site-determining protein Ssd — protein: MPKAAEGRRGGPLIVTEDAELLDDLLRLCAAAGAEPEVHHGLPERGGGWEAAPLVLVGDDAAGRVRGAVRRPGVFLVGRDQDDPDVWRRAVEIGADHVLRLPDAEQWLVDRIADAAEGVGRQALTVGVIGGRGGSGASTLACALAVTAARGGHRTMLVDGDPLGGGLDVLLGGEQAEGRRWPDFAASRGRVAGGALEESLPRLHALRVLSWDRGDSVVIPPEAMRAVLAAARRRGGLVVVDLPRRVDEGVVEVLAQLDLGLLVVPAELRAVAAAKRVSSVVGMLLRDLRVVVRGPYAAGLDEEWVAEALGLPLAGELPAEPGLPAALDRGAPPGTDARGPLGRFCAAFWEQALAVGGSVTP
- a CDS encoding oxidoreductase codes for the protein MSTNAADPLVALGSLPGVADAVDSVRKAVDRVYGHRVMRRRSSEVTSEAGLRGARGSAALAGADWALEEVRRRTDFGGEEEARTVGAALRLTAEAGQLLSIWRQSPLRVLARLHLVAAGGVVPDESVGRPRLAGESVDEPLVGLPLPAADEMAGRLDGLARLIVEGSSAPALVLSAVVHGELLALRPFRSHNGLVARAAERIVLVGSGLDPKSICPAEVGHAELGREAYVTALEGYVSGTAEGVASWIVHCGRAVELGVRESTAVCEALQRGAA
- a CDS encoding HAD-IB family hydrolase is translated as MLGVVENHSLPRTAAFFDLDKTVIAKSSTLTFSKSFYQGGLINRRAVLRTAYAQFVFLAGGADHDQMERMREYLSALCKGWNVQQVRELVAETLHDLIDPIIYDEAASLIEEHHTAGRDVVIVSTSGAEVVEPIGELLGADRVVATRMVVGEDGCFTGDVEYYAYGPTKAEAIRELAESEGYDLSRCYAYSDSVTDIPMLESVGHPYAVNPDRALRREATTRGWPVLVFNRPVRLKQRLPAFSMPPRPALMVAAAVGAAAATAGLVWYASRRRPPVPVEQFTRI